The Oncorhynchus tshawytscha isolate Ot180627B unplaced genomic scaffold, Otsh_v2.0 Un_scaffold_10234_pilon_pilon, whole genome shotgun sequence genome has a segment encoding these proteins:
- the foxi1 gene encoding LOW QUALITY PROTEIN: forkhead box protein I2-A (The sequence of the model RefSeq protein was modified relative to this genomic sequence to represent the inferred CDS: inserted 1 base in 1 codon), with the protein MLLIIEEDTRIRTQIERIMNAFGQQPSNAQTSPIQHHSAQELLDMAVYCDNFGSMYQHQQNLHHGHHPQRPPAHPPSYGLGEYTSPTTNPYLWLNGPSIDSSPYLTGLNGASYIQSGYGANQRQFLXPPTGFGGADLGWLSISSQQELFKMVRPPYSYSALIAMAIQGAGDKRLTLSHIYQYVAENFPFYKKSKAGWQNSIRHNLSLNDCFKKVARDDDDPGKGNYWTLDPNCEKMFDNGNFRRKRKRRADLNGGDTNNTVIPVKSEDTAALKLSDTASIMSSSPLSLQNSPGSSEPKSSPSQSVEHSPCYNNFVSTMNTMLAGSNNGSTREGGRGDFGSGGHVMGDLSPHQTRENMSGLGSYSPSQITPLNTDTTHLSTANRMNYYTSAQNNHSGGLGLTNSLPNHFSVNHLIYSREGTEV; encoded by the exons ATGTTGTTGATAATAGAAGAAGATACCAGGATTCGTACTCAAATAGAACGGATTATGAATGCTTTTGGACAGCAGCCATCCAACGCGCAGACAAGCCCCATTCAGCACCACAGCGCACAGGAGCTCCTGGATATGGCCGTGTACTGCGATAACTTCGGCAGCATGTACCAGCACCAGCAAAACCTCCATCATGGTCACCACCCGCAGAGGCCGCCGGCGCATCCTCCAAGCTACGGCCTCGGTGAGTACACCTCGCCGACCACCAACCCGTACCTGTGGCTAAACGGACCGAGCATCGACTCGTCTCCATACCTGACGGGATTGAATGGAGCATCGTACATACAGTCTGGATACGGAGCGAACCAGCGGCAGTTCC CCCCTCCTACGGGGTTTGGTGGAGCTGACCTCGGATGGCTGTCGATCTCCAGCCAGCAAGAACTCTTCAAGATGGTTCGACCTCCTTACTCTTACTCAGCGCTCATAGCCATGGCTATCCAGGGCGCGGGGGACAAGAGGTTGACGCTGAGTCACATCTATCAGTATGTGGCAGAGAATTTTCCGTTTTATAAGAAGAGCAAAGCAGGGTGGCAGAACTCAATCAGACACAACCTGTCACTGAATGACTGTTTTAAGAAAGTTGCCCGGGATGACGATGATCCTG GAAAGGGGAATTACTGGACATTGGACCCAAACTGTGAGAAAATGTTCGATAACGGCAACTTccgaagaaagagaaagagacgagCTGACTTGAACGGAGGAGACACCAACAACACTGTTATTCCGGTGAAATCAGAAGACACTGCCGCCCTGAAGCTCTCCGACACGGCCAGCATCATGAGTTCATCCCCTCTCAGCCTCCAGAACTCCCCTGGTTCCTCCGAGCCCAAATCATCCCCGTCCCAGTCTGTGGAACACAGTCCCTGTTACAACAACTTTGTCTCCACTATGAACACGATGCTGGCGGGGAGTAACAACGGCTCTACCCGGGAGGGGGGCAGGGGGGACTTTGGTTCAGGAGGACATGTTATGGGGGATTTGTCGCCTCATCAGACCCGAGAGAACATGTCCGGACTTGGTTCATACTCGCCCTCTCAAATCACGCCATTGAACACTGATACCACTCACCTCTCCACAGCTAATAGAATGAACTACTACACATCAGCACAGAACAATCACAGTGGAGGCCTGGGCCTCACCAACTCTCTCCCAAACCACTTCAGTGTTAATCATTTGATATACAGCCGCGAAGGAACCGAGGTGTaa